A single window of Sphaerodactylus townsendi isolate TG3544 linkage group LG03, MPM_Stown_v2.3, whole genome shotgun sequence DNA harbors:
- the TVP23C gene encoding Golgi apparatus membrane protein TVP23 homolog C isoform X1 gives MLRQDSNDDTEDVSLFDADDEMSRRPKKSKIKHPIASFFHLFFRISAVIVYLFCELFSTSYIACVVTIILLLSCDFWAVKNITGRLMVGLRWWNQVDDDGKSHWVFEARRASSSGRKVTSEAESRIFWLGLITCPLVWVIFAFSALFSFKVKWLAVVILGVILQGANLYGYIRCKVGSRKNLTSLATSYLGKQFLKQTVAKEEQAVS, from the exons GACAGTAATGATGATACAGAAGATGTGTCACTCTTTGATGCTGATGATGAAATGTCCAGGAGGCCCAAGAAATCAAAAATAAA ACATCCAATAGCCTCCTTTTTCCATTTGTTCTTCCGGATCAGTGCAGTGATTGTCTATTTATTCTGTGAATTGTTCAGCACCAGCTACATTGCCTGTGTGGTGACGATCATACTGCTTCTGTCATGTGACTTCTGGGCAGTGAAG AATATCACAGGGAGGTTGATGGTTGGCCTCCGTTGGTGGAACCAGGTTGATGATGATGGCAAGAGCCATTGGGTGTTTGAAGCCAGGAGG GCCTCTTCTTCAGGGAGGAAAGTCACATCAGAAGCAGAGTCCAGAATCTTCTGGTTAGGTCTGATCACATGTCCTTTGGTCTGGGTCATCTTTGCTTTCAGCGCCCTGTTTTCCTTCAAAGTGAAGTGGCTG GCAGTGGTGATCCTAGGTGTGATTTTACAAGGAGCTAATCTTTATGGCTATATCCGGTGCAAAGTGGGCAGCAGGAAGAATCTGACCAGCCTGGCGACTTCCTATCTAGGGAAGCAGTTCTTGAAGCAG ACTGTGGCTAAAGAAGAGCAGGCTGTATCCTGA
- the TVP23C gene encoding Golgi apparatus membrane protein TVP23 homolog C isoform X2, with protein sequence MSRRPKKSKIKHPIASFFHLFFRISAVIVYLFCELFSTSYIACVVTIILLLSCDFWAVKNITGRLMVGLRWWNQVDDDGKSHWVFEARRASSSGRKVTSEAESRIFWLGLITCPLVWVIFAFSALFSFKVKWLAVVILGVILQGANLYGYIRCKVGSRKNLTSLATSYLGKQFLKQTVAKEEQAVS encoded by the exons ATGTCCAGGAGGCCCAAGAAATCAAAAATAAA ACATCCAATAGCCTCCTTTTTCCATTTGTTCTTCCGGATCAGTGCAGTGATTGTCTATTTATTCTGTGAATTGTTCAGCACCAGCTACATTGCCTGTGTGGTGACGATCATACTGCTTCTGTCATGTGACTTCTGGGCAGTGAAG AATATCACAGGGAGGTTGATGGTTGGCCTCCGTTGGTGGAACCAGGTTGATGATGATGGCAAGAGCCATTGGGTGTTTGAAGCCAGGAGG GCCTCTTCTTCAGGGAGGAAAGTCACATCAGAAGCAGAGTCCAGAATCTTCTGGTTAGGTCTGATCACATGTCCTTTGGTCTGGGTCATCTTTGCTTTCAGCGCCCTGTTTTCCTTCAAAGTGAAGTGGCTG GCAGTGGTGATCCTAGGTGTGATTTTACAAGGAGCTAATCTTTATGGCTATATCCGGTGCAAAGTGGGCAGCAGGAAGAATCTGACCAGCCTGGCGACTTCCTATCTAGGGAAGCAGTTCTTGAAGCAG ACTGTGGCTAAAGAAGAGCAGGCTGTATCCTGA